AACTGCGGCACCACCACGTCGAGCGCGTCGGATTCCAGCGCGTCATAGGGGTGCACCGAGGTCAGGAAACGGCGCAGGTCGTCTGGCTCAATCGGCATCGTGGCGCTCCGGTGGTGCGATAAGGGGCAATCGCGGAAGAAAAAATCCCGCCCCGGCATAGCGCGGGACGGGAGTTTTGCCTAGGGCGGGGGCGCCGAGGCGCCCCCGCGCGCGATCACCGGTCAGTGATCCTGGGCTGCGCCCGCGCCGCGCGGAATGCGCACGCTTTCCACCAGCTCCGAGATTTCCTGCGGGATCGGCTTGGTCATCGCCGAGACGGTGAAGGCCACCACGAAGTTCACCAGAGCCCCGACCGCGCCGAACGAGGTCGACTTGATGGTGCCGAGCAGCGGATCGGCGTCCGAGTAGCTCGCGGTGTCGGGGATGAAGAACCAGCCCTTGTGCAGGAAGATGTAGATCAGCGTGACGATCAGGCCCGAAAGCATGCCCGCCACGGCACCCTTGTTGTTCACCTTCGAGAAGATGCCCATCATCAGCGCCGGGAAGATCGAGGCTGCGGCAAGGCCGAAGGCCAGGGCCACGGTCTGCGCCGCGAAGCCCGGGGGGTTGAGCCCCAGCCAGGTGGCAACGGCAATGGCCACCGCCATGGCGATCCGGGCGGACAGAAGCTCGCCCTTTTCGCTGATCGCGGGGTTGATCTGGCCCTTGATCAGGTCGTGGCTGACCGCCGAAGAGATGGCGAGTAGCAGGCCGGCGGCGGTCGACAGCGCGGCGGCAAGACCGCCGGCGGCGACGAGGCCGATCACCCAGCCCGGAAGGTTGGCGATCTCGGGGTTGGCGAGCACGAGGATGTCGTTGTTGAAGTTGGTCAGCTCGTTGCCGGTCCAGCCTTCCGCGGTTGCCTTCTCCTGCATCGCGGCGTTCTTGTCGTTGTAGTACTGGATGCGGCCGTCGCCGTTCAGGTCTTCCCAGCCCAGAAGGCCGGTCTGCTGCCAGGTGGCCATCCAGTCATAGGCCGGATCGTTCTCGATCTGCTCGAGCGAAACGGCCTGGCCTGCAGTGCCTTCCGGCCAGAACTGCTGGGTGATGTTGAGACGTGCCATCGCGCCCACGGCCGGGGCCGTCAGGTAGAGCAGGGCGATGAAGACCAGCGCCCAGCCCGCGGACCAGCGTGCGTCCGAGACCTTGGGCACGGTGAAGAACCGCATGATGACGTGCGGCAGACCGGCGGTGCCGATCATCAGCGACAGGGTGAAGAGCACCATGTTGAGCGTGTCGCCGTTGTGGGCGGTGTACTCGCCAAAGCCCAGCTCGCGGACGATCTGGTCGAGCTTGGCCAGCAGCGGCTCGCCCGAGGCCTGGTCGGTGCCGAAGAGGCCGAGGCCCGGGATCGGGTTGCCGGTCAGCTGCAGCGAGATGAAGATCGCCGGGATGGTGTAGGCGAGGATCAGCACAATGTACTGCGCCACCTGCGTGTAGGTCACGCCCTTCATGCCGCCGAACACGGCGTAGGCAAAGACGATCACAGCGCCGATCAGCAGGCCGGTGGTGCTGGACACTTCGAGGAAGCGGCCGAAGGCCACGCCGACGCCGGTCATCTGGCCGATCACGTAGGTGGTCGAGGCGATGATCAGGCAGATCACCGCGACAAGGCGCGCGGTCGGCGAGTAGAAGCGGTCGCCGATGAACTCCGACACGGTGAACTTGCCGAACTTGCGCAGGTAGGGCGCGAGCAGCAGCGCCAGCAGCACGTAGCCGCCGGTCCAGCCCATCAGGTAGGCCGAGTTGTCATAGCCGGTGAAGGCGATGAGGCCCGCCATCGACAGGAAGGAGGCCGCGGACATCCAGTCCGCCGCCGTGGCCATGCCGTTGGTGACCGGGTGCACGCCGCGACCGGCGGCATAGAATTCCGACGTGGAGCCCGCGCGGGCCCAGATCGCGATGCCGATGTAGAGCGCAAAGGACGCGCCCACGAACAGCAGGTTGATGGTGAACTGATCCATGACGCCTTACTCCTCGTCCACGCCGTATTCACGGTCGAGCTTGTTCATCCGCCAGGCGTAGAAGAAGATCAGCGCCAGGAAGACGATGATGCTGCCTTGCTGGGCGAACCAGAACCCGAGGTCCGAGCCGCCGACCGAGATGCCCGAGAGCATCGGGCGCAGCAGGATGCCGAAACCGAAGCTGCAGAGCGCCCAGATGATCAGGCTGATGAAGATGAGGCGCAGGTTGGCCGACCAGTAGGCCTTGCCGGCCTCCTCGGCGCTATGCGCATGGTGCGTTGATTGATCCGCCATGGCGGTTCCTCCTCCAGAAAATGCGGCCGCCCCTCCTTTGAGCGGCCTCCGACGGGTCAGCCCGTCGCTTTTTCGACGATCGCGCCGAGCCCGGCGGCGATCTCCTCGATCTTGCCCATCGCGTCGATGCGGCTCAGGGCGCCTTTGTCTTCGTAGTAGCCGATGAGCGGGGCGGTCTGGGCGTGGTAGGCCTCGAGCCGCGAGGCCACCGTCTCCGCCTTGTCGTCGGCGCGGCGCTTCATGTCGGTCCCGCCGCAGGTGTCGCAGACGCCGCTCTCCTTCGGCGTCTTGAACGTGTCGTGATAGCCCTCGCCGCAGGCGGCGCAGGTGTAGCGGCCCGAGATCCGGTCCACCATGGCGGCATCATCCACCTCGAGGCTGATCGCCGCATTGATCTTCTGCCCGCTCTCGGCCAGCAGCGCGTCGAGCGCCTCGGCCTGCACCGTGGTGCGCGGGAAGCCGTCGAGGATGACGCCAGCGGCGCAATCGGGCTCCTTGATGCGGTCGCGCAGGATGGCAATGACGATGTCGTCGCTCACCAATTCGCCCGCTTCCATCACCGCCTTGGCCTGCTTGCCGGCTTCGGTGCCCTGCGCCACGGCAGCGCGCAGCAGGTCGCCGGTCGAGAGTTGCACCAGCCCGTATTTGTCCTCGAGCTTGCGCGCCTGGGTGCCCTTCCCGGCCCCCGGAGGGCCGAGAAGGATGAGCACGGGGGCGCGGGTCACAGTTGTCGCATCCATCTGTGTCACCCCTTGTTCGCGCGGTTCTCGATGAGGTCGTCGACGACCGAGGGGTCGGCGAGGGTGGAGGTGTCGCCGAGGGCGCCGTAGTCGTTCTCGGCGATCTTGCGCAGGATGCGGCGCATGATCTTGCCCGAGCGGGTCTTCGGCAGGCCGGGGGCCCATTGGATGAGATCGGGGCTGGCGATCGGGCCGATTTCCGTCCGCACCCAGCTGCGCAGCTCCTTCTTCAGCTCCTCCGAGGGCTCGATGCCGTTCATCAGCGTCACGTAGCAGTAGATGCCCTGGCCCTTGACGCTGTGCGGGTAGCCGACGACCGCGGCCTCGGCGACCTTGGCATGGGCGACGAGGGCGCTTTCGACCTCGGCGGTGCCCATGCGATGGCCCGAGACGTTGATCACGTCATCGACCCGGCCGGTGATCCAGTAGTCGCCGTCCTCGTCGGCGCGGCAGCCGTCGCCCGAGAAGTAATAGCCCTTGTACTGCTGGAAATAGGTCTGCTCGAAGCGCTCGTGATCGCCCCAGACGGTGCGCATCTGCCCCGGCCAGCTGTCCTTGATCGCCAGCACGCCCTCGGTCGGCCGCTCGGAGATCTCGACGCCCGAGGTCGGCTCGAGCACCACCGGCACGATGCCGAAGAAGGGCTTCATCGCCGCGCCCGGCTTGGTGGCATGGGCGCCGGGCAGCGGGGTCATCAGGTGGCCGCCGGTCTCGGTCTGCCACCAGGTGTCGACGATCGGGCAATTTCCCTTGCCGATCTTGTCGTTGTACCAGGTCCAGGCCTCGGGGTTGATCGGCTCGCCGACGGTGCCGAGCAGCTTCAGCGACGACAGATCGCAGCCGTCGACAAAGCTGTCGCCCTGGCCCATCAGCGCGCGGATCGCGGTGGGGGCGGTGTAGAACTGGTTCACCTTGTGCTTCTCGCAGACCTGCCAGAAGCGGCTGGCGTCGGGCCAGGTCGGCACGCCCTCGAACATCAGCGTGGTGGCGCCATTGGCCAGCGGGCCGTAGACGATGTAGCTGTGGCCGGTGACCCAGCCGACGTCGGCGGTGCACCAGTAGACGTCGCCCTCGTGGTAGTCGAAGACCACCTCGTGGGTGAGGGCGGCGTAAAGCAAATATCCACCACTCGAATGTACAACCCCCTTGGGCTTGCCGGTCGAGCCCGAGGTGTAGAGGATGAACAGGGGGTCTTCGGCATTCATCGGCCGCGGCGGGCAATCCGGCGCGGCGGTTTCCATCAGCGCTTTCACGTCGACATCGCGGCCGTCGATCCAGCTGGTCTGGTCGCCGGTGTGCTTGACCACGAGGCAGCGCACCTTGTCCGAGCAGTGCAGCAGCGCGGCGTCGGTGTTGGACTTGAGCGCGGTGCGGCGGCCGCCACGCGGGGCGGTGTCGGCGGTGATGACGATCTTGGCGCCGCAATCGTTGATGCGGTTGGCCAGCGCGTCGGGTGAGAAGCCGGCGAAGACGATGGAATGGATCGCGCCGATGCGGGCGCAGGCGAGCATGGCATAGGCCGCCTCGGGGATCATCGGCAGGTAGATGACCACCCGGTCGCCGCGCATGACGCCCTGCGAGAGCAGCACGTTGGCCATGCGGTTCACCTTGTCGTAGAGCTCGGCATAGGTGATGTGCTGGGCGGGATCCTCGGGGCTATCCGGCTCGAAGATGATCGCGGTCTGCTCGGCGCGGGCGGGCAGGTGGCGGTCGATGCAGTTGTAGGCGACGTTCAGCACGCCGTCCTCGAACCACTTGATCGAGACGTTGCCGAAGTCGAAGCAGCTGTCCTTGATCTTCGTCGGACGGGCCATCCAGTCGAGCCGCTGCGCCTGCTCGCCCCAGAAGCCTTCCGGGTCCGAGATCGAGCGCGCGTACATCTCGTCATAGCGCGCGGCATCAATATGGGCCTTGGCCACGAAATCCGCGGACGGGGCGTAGCTCCCGGCGCTCGCAGTCTGGGCGTCGTCTTTCATGATGTCCTCCCTGAGGTCGCGGGCGGGGTCTTTCGACCAAGCCCTGGACCGTTCCAATTTTCTCCACAGTCGCGCGGCGACCTTGTCCATCCCTGACGCCATCATACCGCAGTTCGCAAAGAATTAAATAAGCCTCGGTAAACTATGATTTTATTTGTAAATCATTTGCCCTGCGCCGCAGCATTTTGTAAATATCTTTGCCTATTGGAAAGAAAGGCGATGGTTTCCAATGTGTTTACGTAACGTCACGACCCACGTCGAACCGCGCGCACCCCTGCAATTGCAAGCAGGCCGGTCTGTGACAGTTTGATGCACCGGCTGATGCACAGGCCGGGGGCGCCCCGTGTTCGCGCCTCTCGTCCTGGCGTTTCGGTTCGCGCTGCGCCGAGTCGGACAGGGCGGCAGATCGCGGCAGTTTGACCGCGCGGAACCTTTTTCTTCATAGCGTGTTTTTGACATGAGACGGGACGGCGAGGCGCAAGATGCGTTCCCCGTGCCGACATCATCAAACTGATCGGATCGCGCGGGAGCTCTCCCGCGGCGCCGGGGGCTTGCCGCCGGCCCGGGGGAGACGTGCGCTCCGGAACGACACCACAGTCGCGACCGAAGGAGGGTTCGCCATGGAATTCGCTGGAATCGGGGGGTTCATCATCCTCGTGCTCGACATCTGGGCCATCGTCTCGGTGCTCGGTTCGAGGGCCAGCACCGGTGCAAAGGTGCTCTGGACGCTGCTCATCATCGTGCTCCCGCTGCTTGGCTTCATCATCTGGCTGATTGCTGGTCCCAAATCCTCGCGCGCCACGGTCTGATCTCTGGCTGATCTCTGGCCGGCTAACACAACTTTCTAAATCATCGGAGAAACGACAATGCTTTACTGGGCACTTCTGTTTTTCGTCGTGGCCATCGTGGCCGCAATCTTCGGCTTCGGCGGCATCGCATCCGCTTCGGCAGGCATCGCTCAGGTGCTGTTCTTCATCTTCCTGGTGCTCTTCGTGGTCACGCTGATCATGCGCTTCGTGCGCAAGGCCTGACAGGGGCGGGGGCGGCCGACGGGGCCGCCCCACCAAAGGCCCGCTGCTTCATGAGCTGCGCAATTCAACCAACGGGCGCGCAAGGATCGAGGCAAAGAAAAAACCCCGCCTGTGGCGGGGTTTTTCATAGCTCCATCTCCGCAAGGCGCGGGTGAACTGTCAGACCTTCAGGGTCTCGGTCGAAGAGAAGAACATTGCCTGGCTCACGGCCGAGCGCACCTGCTCCTCGGAGTAGGGCTTGGAGATCAGGAAGGCCGGTTCGGGGCGTTCGCCGGTCAGCAGGCGCTCGGGGAAAGCGGTGATGAAGATCACCGGCCGATCGCCGAGTGCGCCGAGAATGTCGTTCACCGCGTCGATGCCCGAGGAGTTATCGGCCAGCTGGATGTCGGCCAGAACCAGATCGGGTGTTTCCTTCGAGGCAAGATCGACGGCCCCCGCGCGGGTGCGGGCGACGCCGGTAACCCGGTGACCCAGATCGGCGACAATGCTCTCGAGGTCCATGGCGATGATCGCCTCGTCCTCGATGATCAGCACGCGTCCAGTGACCGCATCGGCCATCTCGCGGCGGGCGAGGGTGACGAGTTCGCTGGCCTCGGTCTCGGCGATCTGCATGATCTCGGAGACTTCAGCGAGACTGAACTCTTCGATGGTGTGCAGAAGCAGCGCCTCGCGGCTGTTGGCGGTGAGGGTCTTCAGCCGCGCCTGCGCGGTGGCGCGGGGGCCTTCGTCCTCTTCGGTGATCGGCGCGCCGGTGCTGGCCCAGATGCCGTGGAAGACGTGGAACAGCCCCACCTTAGGCGAGGATGCGCCGGTGAGGCCGCTTCGGTCGGCAAGGATCGCTTCAAGGGTCGCTGCCGCGTAATTGTCGCCCGAGGTCTGACTGCCGGTGAGCGCGCGCGCGTAACGGCGGAGGTAGGGAAGGACCGCGCCAATGGTTTGGCCCAAATCACCCTGTGTCATGAATACGTCCTTTTTTCGCTTTTCTCGGGAACCAAACGCAGCTCCTCGGCATTGGTTCCCTGATACGGCAAAGATATATGCAGAAATTGCGTACTGCAAAGGCAAGGATCATACGGCGGCAATGGTACAATCGGGGCGGAATTCAAAAGAGGCAGAGGCGATCGACGAGAACCTCAAGCGTGTCTACCAAGACATGCTTGAAGAACAGGTACCCGATCGGTTTCTCGACCTGATCGCGCAGCTGCGCGCGCAGGATGACCAGAGCGGCGCCGGTGGCGACGATACGGGCGGGGCCAGTGCATGAGCGCGGATCCTCGTGACGAGATCGTCACCCATCTTCCCGCACTGCGGGCGTTCGCCTTCTCGCTGACGCGCAATTTCGCGCTGGCAGACGACATGGTTCAGGACACGCTCGTCAAGGCGTGGACCAAGATCAACACCTTTGAGCAGGGCACGAACATGCGCGCCTGGCTCTTCACCATCCTGCGCAACACCTATTATTCGAACCGTCGCAAGGCCGGGCGCGAGGTCTCGGACGCGGAAGGCATCTTCACCGAGAGCCTGTCCGAGAAGCCTGCCCACGACGGTCGGCTCCAGATGAACGACTTCCGCCGGGCCTTTGTCCAGCTTACCGACGAACAGCGCGAAGCTCTGATCCTTGTCGGCGCGCAGGGGTTCTCTTACGAAGAGGCAGCAGAGACCTGCGGCGTGGCCGTCGGGACGATCAAGAGCCGGGTTAACCGGGCGCGGGCGCGGCTTGCCGAGCTGCTCGAACTCGACGAGCACGACAAGCTCGAGATGACCGACCAGGCGACCATGGCCGTCGTGTCGGGCGCGCGGCCCAGTGGCGCCCTTGGCTGAGGCCGGGGGCGGCGGCGCGGGGAAGAAGTGACGAAGGGCGTCCCTCGGGGCGTTGGAAATGACCCGGAACATGGCAGGGCGCGCATCCTGCCGGTCCGGCAGGCGGGCAGATCGGATAGAGGTGTCATGAAAACAGTCGCGGGCGTTTGGCGGCAAAGGCCCACCGGTCTGGCCGCGCGGATCATCCTGTTTCTGTCGCTGGCGCTCGTGCCGATCGGGGTGGTCGCATATTTCCAGACCAGCAAGCTTGCCGAAGAAACCCGCCTGCGCTCCCAGCTCAGCCTGGTCGCTCTGACCGAGGCCGCAGCCCTCGGCGAACGCGAGACCGTGCTGCGCGCGCAGGGTGGGGCGCAGGCGATCGGCGCGACGCTGGGCCAAAAGCGCGAAGATCCCGAACGCTGCTCGGACCAGCTCGCGGGCTACCTCGGCGCATCGCCGGGCTACAGCTTTGCGGGTATCATGACCCTGGACGGCGATGTCTCATGCAACTCGCGCGGGGTCGAGATGAACGCCCGCGATTTCCCGCGGCTGCTCAGCATCGTCGACCAGCCGGGGGCCACGGCTTGGCTCAATCGCCGCGGGCCGATCAGCGAACGCTCGGTGATCGTCGTGGCGCAACCCTATTTCATCGGCGGCGAATTGGCGGGCCACGTGCTGCTCTCGGTGCCCTCGGTGCTGCTGCCGCGCGGCCATGACGCGCCCGGACCCAACGATTTCCACGATCTCATCACCATCAACGAGCAGGGCGAGATCCTGACCTCGCGCGGCGAAATCGACCAGGTTGCGAACATCCTGCCTGCCGATCTCGATCTCAAGAGCCTCGTCGGTCCCAAATCGCAAAGCTTCGCCGCCCGCAGCGCCGATGGCGAGACGCGGGTCTATGCCGCTGCGCCGCTGGTGCCGGGGATGATCCATGCGGTCGGCATCTGGAGCCGCGAGAACGCGGAGGCGCAGGCGATCAGTGTCAACGGGCTCGCCTTCGTTGCTGCCGCTTTGCCCTTCATGATGTGGGCGGCCTCGGTGATCGTCGCCTTCCTCGCCGTCAACCGGCTGGTCATCCGCCACATCAAGCGCCTGTCGCGTCGGATGCGCGCCTTTGCGCTCTCGCGCCGGGTGCCGGCGGTGCGCGACGAGGCGATGCCCGCCGAGCTTGCGGACATGGAGGACGACTTCCTCGACATGGCGGATGCGATCCTGCGCGACGAGGCGCAGCAGGAGAACGCGCTGCGTGAGAAGACCATCCTGCTCAAGGAGGTCCACCACCGGGTGAAGAACAATCTGCAGCTCATCTCTTCGATCATGAACATGCAGATCCGCCAGTCCCGCAACGACGAGACCCGCGCCATCCTGCAGCGGCTGCAGGACCGGGTGCGCAGCCTCGCCACCATCCACCGAAACCTCTACCAGACCGAGGACCTGGGCCATGTGAACGCCGGGCACCTGCTCAAGGACCTCGTCGGGCAGATGGAGCAGATGTCCGAGGTGAGCGGGCGAAGGGTGAACCTGACCATCGCCGCCGACGACATAGAAGCAGTGCCCGACCAGGCGGTGCCGCTGTCGCTGCTGACCGCCGAGGCCATGACCAACGCGATGAAATACGCCGGGCCGGGTCCCGACGGGGTGACCCGCGTGTCGATCCGCCTGGCGCGGCTGACCGGCGGCCGGGCCGAACTCGAGGTGATCAACTCCGCCCGCAGGGAGGTGCCTGGCGAGACCAATGCGCCGCGTGACCCGGGCGAGATCGCCGGGCTCGGCTCCAAGCTCATGCAGGCCTTTTCAAGCCAGCTGGGCGGCACGCTCGAACAGGATTGGACTGAGACGGGCGATTATCGCGTGCACATCATCTTTGCGCTGGTGGAATTCACTCCCGACCCGACAACCCCAGAGGCGATCCCCAATGTCCCGGATTTCTGATCTCGACACGCCGCAGCCGCTGCCCCGACCCAAGACCGCCGAGGGCAAGCCGCGGCGCGTGGGCGTCGAAATCGAATTCTCTGGCCTCACCGAGGCGCAGGTGGCCCGTATCCTTGCCAAGGAATTCGGCGGTTCGACCCGAGAGGAAAGGCGCGGCCATTGGACGGTGAGCGGCGGCGGCATGGGGGATTTCGAGGTCTATCTCGACAGCCAGCCGCTCGAACGGCTCGATCATGACGGGGTCGGCGGGCAAATCCGCGATCTCGCCCGTGCCGTGGTGCCGGTCGAGATCGTGAGCGACCCGATCGAGGTGTCGCAGATCGCCGAGTTCGACCGCGCCATTGTCGCGCTGCGCAAGGCGGGGGCCGAAGGCACGGGAACCGGCGTGCTCTCGGCCTTCGGGGTACATTTCAACCCAGAGGCGGTGTCGCTGGGGTACGCCGACATCATGCCGGTGGTGACCGCCCATGCGCTGCTCGAGGACTATCTCAAGCGCGCCGCCGGCACCGATTTCTCGCGTCGGGTGATGACCTGGGTCGCGCCCTATCCGCGGGCGCTGGTCGACCGGCTCGCCGCCGAGACCCCGCCTGCCACGATGACCGAGCTGATCGACACCTACCTCGCGGTCGCGCCGTCGCGGAACCATGGTCTCGACATGCTCTGCCTTTTCGCGCAGATCGACGAGCCGCGGGTCGCCGAGGCGGTAGACATGGAGCTGGTCTCGCCACGCCCGACCTTTCACTGGCGCCTGCCGGACTGCCGCATCGACGAGCCCGGCTGGACGCTGGCGCAGGAGTGGAACCGATGGGTGCTGGTTGAGACAGTGGCCGGGGACGCCGATCTGCTGCAACGGCTCTGCGCGGCCTGGCGCGACCACCGCCAGTCGATCACCTCGATCCGCATGGACTGGTCGTTCCGGGTGGAGCGCATGCTTCAGGGGGCGGGGCTGTGCGGCCTCTGATCGGGGTCACGGTCTCGCGCCGCTCGGGATGGCGCGTATTTCCCTTCATGGCCTTCGCCGTCTGGCTCGCCGGGGGCAGGGCGCTGCGCTGGCAGACCGGCCACCGCGAGGTCGACCTCGAGTCGGTGCACGGCGTGGTGATCGGCGGCGGCGACGACATCGAGCCGACGCTCTACGGCGGCGAGCTGCAACTCGATGTCCGGCTCGACCCGGACCGCGACGCGCTCGAGCAGCACGTGCTGCGCGGGGCCTTCGAACGCAACCTGCCGATCCTCGGCATCTGCCGCGGCGCGCAGATGCTCAACGTGGTGCTTGGCGGCTCGCTGCACGGCGACGCCTATGCGGTGCATCCCTCGCGCCGCTACCGGACCGTCCTGCCGCGCAAGAAGGTGGACGTTCTGCAGGGCACGCTGCTCGCGCATACTGCCCGCTCGGCCTGCCTGAGGGTCAATGCTCTGCATTCACAGGCGGTGGACCGCCTGGGCGAGGGCCTGCGGGTGGCCGGTCGCGACGATGGCGGCATGGTGCAGGCGGTCGAGCGGCTGACGGACCCCTTCGCGCTCGGCGTGCAGTGGCACCCCGAGTACCTTGTCTACCGCCGCGCGCACCGGCGCCTGTTTCGCGCGCTGGTCGCCGCCGCCCGGGCGCGTCGCGACGCCATCTGCCAGCTCGAGGCCGCCGAGGCGGATGCGGCGCTGCCCGGCTTCATGAACCGCTGAGGCGTCTCAGGCGTCCATCTCAGGCGTCTCAGGCGGCGACCATGTCGGCGACCTTGGGCGCGGTCTCGACCTGCACCAGCGAGAGATCCAGAACGATGTGCCCGCCATGGGCCTCATCCGCATGGGTGACCATCTCGAACATTGGCACCACCCGCCGCTCGTGATGGAAGAACTTGCCGTTGTCGACCACGATATGGCTGAGCCGGCCGCGCGCGGCATCATAGAGCAGGTCGCTCACCCGCCCCGCCTCGCCGTCACGGGCAAAGACCGGCTTCCCGATCCAATCGGCGAGACTCTCGTAGCGCTCCAGCGCTGCCTGCCAGCGCGGATCGGTCTGCGCCTCTTGCGCGTCCAGATGCAGCGGCGCATAGGGCGAGCCGAAAGGTCCGACCACCATCGGCGGCATGGTCGCCATCAGCGCCAACATCTCCTCGCGCCCGCCCAGCATGTGCGGCGCGCGCTGCAGTTCCTCCTCGGTGACATAAAGCGGGAGGCTGCGATCCTCGGCCTCGGGCAGGCCGAGCGAGGAGGCGGTGACCAGCAGCCGCTCCGCCGCGGTGAAACCCGCCGGTGCGACGATCGCCCAGGCCAGCTTGCGCCCGTCGGGATCGAAGAGCAGGTCCTGCAGTACAAAGTCCCGCTCACCACCGGTGAGGCGCCAGGTCAGCAGGTCCGAGAGCGAGATGAGCATGATCTTGCCTTTCGTCCGTTTACGGGAGCTTAACACGAAACTGCGACATTCCGTTCCGGAACCGCTCGGTGGATGCGGCGTTCCAATCCCAAGCACTGAAGGAGGCTGCCATGACCATCGATATCTTTATCGTCGGGTTGGCCGCTCTTATCGTGATCGCGATCCTGATCCTCGCCGTTACAGACACAACGGGGGAAGACAGGAACCCGCGCTAGCCCGAGCGACCAGTTTCGGCCAAGGCCGGGGACGATCTGTCTGAACGAACACGTCGGGGACCCCGCCTTGCGGGCACACCCCTTTTGGACAACGACCCGTGCCAGCAAAGACCAGCGCGGCTTCCCCCGGGAGCCGCGCTGCTTGCTTCTGAGAGCCGTGACTGGCGCGCAAGGGGGTGCCTTGATGCCAGCGGATCGGGACCCGGCCACGCAGGGGAGCCCTCCGTTTGCCAACTCGCCGCAGCCGCCGGAGCGCAAAGCAGCCCGGGGGCCGGGGAGCCTGTTCGAGAGCGCGACGAGGTCGCGCATGGAAGAAAGTCGGCGAGAAGACCGTTTCCCGGGCGGTTGCGGGAAACCGCCCTTGACGTCCATCGCACCGAGACTGGTATACCATCTGAGAATCCACGCCGAGCCCCTCCCGGGCGACGACAGCACAAAGGACATTCCGATGCTCGACAAATCCGTCTTCACCCCGCACGGCAAACACCTGATCGCAGGCACCTGGGTGGCTGGCGAGACCAGCTTCACCTCCGAGCCGGCGCATGGCCCGAGCCACGACTTCTCGGTCGGCACGCCTGCGCTGGTCGATCAGGCCTGCAAGGCCGCCGAAGAGGCCTTCTGGACCTATGGCTACACCACCCGCGAGGCGCGCGCCGAGTTCCTGAACGCCATCGCCGACGAGATCGAGGCCCGCGCCGAGGCGATCACCGAGATCGGCACGCAGGAAACCGGCCTGCCCGAGGCGCGCCTGCAGGGCGAGCGTGGCCGCACCACCGGTCAGCTGCGGCTCTTCGCCAGCCACATCCTCAAGGGTGACTACCTCGACCGCCGCCACGACGAGGCGCTGCCCGACCGCCAGCCGCTGCCGCGCCCCGACATCAAGATGGTGATGCGCCCGATCGGGCCGGTCGCGGTCTTTGGCGCCTCGAACTTCCCGCTCGCCTTCTCCACCGCCGGCGGCGATACCGCCGCGGCGCTGGCCGCCGGCTGCCCGGTGGTGGTCAAGGGGCACGGCGCGCACCCCGGCACCGGCGAGATCGTCGCCGAGGCGATCCTCGCCGCCATTGATAAGACCGGCATGCCCAAGGGCGTCTTCTCGCTGGTTCAGGGCGGCAAGCGCGACGTCGGCCAGGCGCTGGTGCAGCACCCGCTGATCAACGCCGTGGGCTTCACCGGCTCGCTTGGCGGCGGCCGCGCCCTGTTTGACCTCTGCGCACAGCGCGAGGTGCCGATCCCCTTCTTCGGCGAGCTGGGCTCGGTCAACCCGATGTTCCTCCTTCCCGAGGCCGTGAA
The sequence above is a segment of the Alloyangia pacifica genome. Coding sequences within it:
- a CDS encoding aldehyde dehydrogenase (NADP(+)), with product MLDKSVFTPHGKHLIAGTWVAGETSFTSEPAHGPSHDFSVGTPALVDQACKAAEEAFWTYGYTTREARAEFLNAIADEIEARAEAITEIGTQETGLPEARLQGERGRTTGQLRLFASHILKGDYLDRRHDEALPDRQPLPRPDIKMVMRPIGPVAVFGASNFPLAFSTAGGDTAAALAAGCPVVVKGHGAHPGTGEIVAEAILAAIDKTGMPKGVFSLVQGGKRDVGQALVQHPLINAVGFTGSLGGGRALFDLCAQREVPIPFFGELGSVNPMFLLPEAVKARGAELGTGWAGSLTMGAGQFCTNPGIAVVETGPEGDAFVAAAAEALKGASAQCMLTEGIAQAYKDGKSRFDGRNAVKPVLTSDSEGRSALPNLFETDAENYLQDHALGEEVFGPLGLVVRVSGADEMEALARGFEGQLTATIHMDEGDTALAQRLMPVLERKAGRLLVNGFPTGVEVCDAMVHGGPYPASTNFGATSVGTLSIRRFLRPVSYQNLPDALLPGDLT